TAAATTCTTCAAAAATAACTTCGTCCATTTTTGATCCTGTATCAATCATAGCTGTAGCAATAATTGATAAAGATCCTCCATTCTCTATATTTCTGGCAGCTCCGAAAAATCTTTTTGGTCTATGTAATGCATTTGCATCGACTCCTCCTGATAAAACTTTTCCAGATGCAGGAGCTACAGTATTGTACGCACGTGCTAAACGTGTGATTGAATCTAATAAAATGACTACATCATGAGAACATTCAACCATTCTTTTTGCTTTTTGTAAAACAATATTAGCTACTTTAACATGTCTATCTGCAGGCTCATCAAAAGTAGATGCGATAACTTCTCCTTTAACATTTCTTTGCATATCTGTGACTTCTTCTGGTCGTTCATCAATCAGTAATATAATTAAATAAACTTCAGGATGATTGGCAGCAATCGCATTAGCTATTTCTTTTAACAAAGTCGTTTTTCCTGTTTTAGGAGGAGCGACAATCATTCCTCTTTGTCCTTTTCCTATGGGAGTGAAAAGATCTACTATTCTTGTAGAGAGAGTTGCTTTTTTTTCAGCTAATTTGAATTTTTCATTAGGAAATAATGGAGTTAGATGTTCAAAAGAATCTCTTTCTCTTACAAAAAAAGGAGGACGACCATTGATTTCAAGAATTTTAATTAAGGGAAAATATTTTTCTCCCTCTTTAGGAGGACGAACTTCTCCTCTTATTGTATCTCCTGTTTTCATTCCGAAAAGTCTAATTTGAGATTGAGAAACATAAATATCATCAGGGGATGATAAATAGTTAAAATCGGAAGATCTTAAAAATCCGTAATTTTCTGGCATAATTTCTAATACTCCTTCACTGATTATAATTCCTTCAAATTCATATTCAGGAGTGCGATATTTATTAGAAGAAATTTTTTGTGACAACCCTTCTGTTCCATGACTATGAGATGACGCTTGAGATTCAGATTTATCATTTTTTTTCCAATTAGGAAAATTTTGATATTTTTTTTGATATCTTATATCTTCTGATAGCTTTGAATTGGAATTTTTTAAATTTTCTTGAGAAACTAATTTTTTTTTCCCATTATTTACATTCTTTTTTTCCGAAAATGAATTTTTATACTCGGAGTTTTTTCGCACTCTAAATCCTTTTTTCAAAGGATTTTCTTTTTTTAATGAAGAATGTGTGGAAGTACTTTTGTTATTAAAAGTGGAAGTACTTTTGTTATTAAAAGTAGAAGTACTTTTGTTATTAAAAGTGGAAGTACTTTTGTTATTAAAAATGGAAATAATTTTCTCTAGGAGTTCGTTTTTTCGTAATTGTGTACATTTTTTTAATCCTGAAGAACGAGCAATCTCTTGTAATTCAAAAAGTTTTTTACTTTTTAATTCAGTAATATCAAACATAAAGTGATTGGGTTATATTTTATATAATTTTCTTGGAAAATAATATACTTTTTTAGTATAATTATTTTAGAAACGATAAATACAATTATACAAAAAATTAATTTGAACTTGAATAACAAAGTAACAAATAATAATAAACAATTTAATTTATATGTTATATAGGATACAAACATTATATCTATTTATTTCCGTTTTGATTTATTCCGTTTTTCTATATTATTTTTTTCCTTTTTTATTTTCTTTCAAAAGAACGATTTTTGTTTTTTTAATTATATGTTTAATTATATCTATTTTAAGTCTTCTTTCTTTCAAAAAGAAAAAATTTCAAATACTTATGAATCAAATAAATATTATTATAAACAGTATTCATTTGATTCTTTTTTTCTATCAATCTAATCAACTTCTTAAAAGAAAAATGGCTCTTTTTTTTGTATTATTATGTTTTTGCAGCATATGTATTTTGTACATGGCTAATAAAGCAATAAGAAAAGATATAGAATTAATTGATTCTATGAGTAGAATACGATGACTTTCATTCAATAAATTTTAAAATTTTTATTAAAACAACTGAAAAAAAATGAAAAAATCTTCATTTATTCAAAAATTAGAAGAATTTAAAAAGGAATTTCATGAAATTTCAAAATCTATTATTCAACCTAATATTATATCTGATCAAAAAAAGTATAAAATACTATTAAAAAAATATTTAAAACTGAAAAAAGTAGTTTTTATTTATGAAAAATACAAAAAAAAACTTTCCTTGCTTCAAGAAGCAAATTTTATATTGAAAAACGATTCAGATGCAGATCTAAAAGAATTCGCATATATAGAAAAAAACAAAATTTTAGAAAATTTATCTTCTATTGAAAAGGAATATTATGATCTGATTTTATCAGAGGAAACAACAGAAGACCATAGAAATGCTATTGTAGAACTACGTTCTGGAACAGGAGGAGATGAAGCATGTCTTTTTGTAGAAGATATATTAAGAATGTATACAATGTTTTTTAAAAAATCAGGTTGGGAATATAAAGTTATACATGCTCAAAAAGGAGGAATAAAAGGATACAAAGAGATCATTTTGGATGTAAATGGAAAAGAGGGAGTTTATGGAAGTTTAAAATTTGAATCTGGAGTACATAGAGTGCAAAGAATTCCGAAAACAGAATCTCAAGGAAGAGTGCATACATCTGCTATAACAGTAGCTGTCCTTCCTCAAGTCAAAGAGATAGAAGTGAAAATTAATTTATCTGATATCAAAAAAGATACTTTTAGATCTAGTGGATCTGGAGGACAACACGTCAACAAAACAGAATCTGCTGTTCGATTAACCCATATACCAAGTAAAATCACAGTAGAATGCCAAGAAGAACGTTCTCAACACAAAAATTTTGAAAAAGCTATAAATGTTTTAAGATCAAGAATATATCAAATTGAAGAGGAAAAAAGATTAAAAAAAATATCTATAAAAAGAAAATCTTTGGTCTCTACGGGAGACCGTTCTGTAAAAATCCGAACTTATAACTTTCCAAGAAACAGAGTCACAGATCATAGAATTCATAAATCTATGAATGATCTTATAGGATTCATGAATGGGAACATTCAAGAGATGATTAATCTTTTAAAACGTTTTGAAAAAAAAAAATAATATCATTTTCAATGATTTGATAATAGCATATTTAAATCTATTTTATCTAAAAAATTCGTATTATAATTTCCTTTCAAAAAATCATTGTTTTGCATAAGTTTTCTATGAAAAGGAATAGTAGTTTGGATTCCTTCTATCACAAATTCTTCTAAAGAACGACGCATTTTTTCAATGGTTTCTTTTCTATTTTTGGCGGTGGTAATAATTTTAGCAATCATAGAATCATAATGATGTGTAACAAAATATCCTGCATAAATATGTGTGTCTACACGAACTCCTTTTCCTCCTGGTAAATGCATATGAGTAATTTTTCCGGGAACTGGTCGAAAATTATGATATGGTTCTTCTGCATTAATTCTGCATTCTATTGAATACATTTTAGGATAATAATTTTTTTTTCTGGATAGTTTTTTTCCACAAGCTAAAAATATTTGCTCTTGAATTAAATCTAAACCTGTAATCTCTTCTGTTATAGGATGCTCCACTTGTATTCTTGGGTTCATTTCCATGAAATAAAAATTTTTCTTTTGATCTACCAAAAACTCTATAGTTCCTACTCCTTCATAATGAATAAATTCAGCTGCTTTAACTGCTTCTTCTCCCATTTTTTTTCTAAGAGATGGAGTTAAAAATGGAGAAGGAGCTTCTTCTACTAGTTTTTGATTTCTTCTTTGAATAGAACAATCTCTTTCGGATAAATGACATGCCTTTCCATATTGATCTCCTATAATTTGGATTTCTATATGTCTTGGATCTAAAATTAATTTTTCTATATACATATCTTTTTTTCCAAAACATGACCAAGCTTCTTTTTTAGCTTCTTCCCAAGAATTTATTAAACTATTCTTATCAAAAACAGATCTTATGCCTTTTCCTCCACCTCCAGAAACAGCTTTAATGATAATAGGATATCCTATTTTTTCTGCAATATATTCTATTTCTTTATAAGAATATTCCGAAAAATAATCAGATCCAGGTAAACAAGAAATTCCAGCTTTTTTCATAGTTTTTTTAGCTGAAATTTTATTACCCATTTGAATCATATGATTTGGTTTAGCTCCTATAAATTTAATTCCATGTTTATGACACATGGATGAAAAATATGCGTTTTCAGACAAAAAACCATATCCAGGATGAATAGCGTCTGCATTTGTAATTTCTGCTGCAGAAATTAAATTTGGAACATTAAGATAGGATTGATATGGAGGGGGAGGCCCTATGCATACAGCTTCATCTGCAAAATAAACATGAAGACTATGTTTATCTGCTGTAGAATAAACAGCTACAGTTTTTATTCCCATTTCTTTGGCTGTTCGTATAATTCTTAAAGCAATTTCACCACGATTA
This genomic window from Blattabacterium cuenoti contains:
- the accC gene encoding acetyl-CoA carboxylase biotin carboxylase subunit; its protein translation is MFKKILIANRGEIALRIIRTAKEMGIKTVAVYSTADKHSLHVYFADEAVCIGPPPPYQSYLNVPNLISAAEITNADAIHPGYGFLSENAYFSSMCHKHGIKFIGAKPNHMIQMGNKISAKKTMKKAGISCLPGSDYFSEYSYKEIEYIAEKIGYPIIIKAVSGGGGKGIRSVFDKNSLINSWEEAKKEAWSCFGKKDMYIEKLILDPRHIEIQIIGDQYGKACHLSERDCSIQRRNQKLVEEAPSPFLTPSLRKKMGEEAVKAAEFIHYEGVGTIEFLVDQKKNFYFMEMNPRIQVEHPITEEITGLDLIQEQIFLACGKKLSRKKNYYPKMYSIECRINAEEPYHNFRPVPGKITHMHLPGGKGVRVDTHIYAGYFVTHHYDSMIAKIITTAKNRKETIEKMRRSLEEFVIEGIQTTIPFHRKLMQNNDFLKGNYNTNFLDKIDLNMLLSNH
- the prfA gene encoding peptide chain release factor 1; protein product: MKKSSFIQKLEEFKKEFHEISKSIIQPNIISDQKKYKILLKKYLKLKKVVFIYEKYKKKLSLLQEANFILKNDSDADLKEFAYIEKNKILENLSSIEKEYYDLILSEETTEDHRNAIVELRSGTGGDEACLFVEDILRMYTMFFKKSGWEYKVIHAQKGGIKGYKEIILDVNGKEGVYGSLKFESGVHRVQRIPKTESQGRVHTSAITVAVLPQVKEIEVKINLSDIKKDTFRSSGSGGQHVNKTESAVRLTHIPSKITVECQEERSQHKNFEKAINVLRSRIYQIEEEKRLKKISIKRKSLVSTGDRSVKIRTYNFPRNRVTDHRIHKSMNDLIGFMNGNIQEMINLLKRFEKKK
- the rho gene encoding transcription termination factor Rho; its protein translation is MFDITELKSKKLFELQEIARSSGLKKCTQLRKNELLEKIISIFNNKSTSTFNNKSTSTFNNKSTSTFNNKSTSTHSSLKKENPLKKGFRVRKNSEYKNSFSEKKNVNNGKKKLVSQENLKNSNSKLSEDIRYQKKYQNFPNWKKNDKSESQASSHSHGTEGLSQKISSNKYRTPEYEFEGIIISEGVLEIMPENYGFLRSSDFNYLSSPDDIYVSQSQIRLFGMKTGDTIRGEVRPPKEGEKYFPLIKILEINGRPPFFVRERDSFEHLTPLFPNEKFKLAEKKATLSTRIVDLFTPIGKGQRGMIVAPPKTGKTTLLKEIANAIAANHPEVYLIILLIDERPEEVTDMQRNVKGEVIASTFDEPADRHVKVANIVLQKAKRMVECSHDVVILLDSITRLARAYNTVAPASGKVLSGGVDANALHRPKRFFGAARNIENGGSLSIIATAMIDTGSKMDEVIFEEFKGTGNKELQLDRKIANKRIYPAIDLVSSSTRKDDLLLDQNTLQRMWILRKHLSDMNPVEAMEFLRSRMSRTQNNEEFLISMNG
- a CDS encoding DUF4293 family protein yields the protein MLYRIQTLYLFISVLIYSVFLYYFFPFLFSFKRTIFVFLIICLIISILSLLSFKKKKFQILMNQINIIINSIHLILFFYQSNQLLKRKMALFFVLLCFCSICILYMANKAIRKDIELIDSMSRIR